One genomic segment of Clavelina lepadiformis chromosome 3, kaClaLepa1.1, whole genome shotgun sequence includes these proteins:
- the LOC143449342 gene encoding uncharacterized protein LOC143449342 yields the protein MEYHPVGMQVEVLLKAISDMISQEFKSIQQDMRKEFVKMQESMEDVISTRLAEIKKTENMYKTVAETSQTTIINSDISPNIEEVYSEKAPVFPLVETIKEEPLLLEEYEISQTDVDDPSISMLNKYPPQSDIGVNATVKMVEPQTCIEEDHSEKTLTYPQFHVIKEEPFSWQKCTVSQTEMDDPSISISKKLTSQLDIAVNSTVKIVDPQNCVARNSDKKCSDSVEMFLNKSTASERINACKVDAELLVGNNKEKHFSCNFCDKSFKCQRNLKVHIRTHTGERPYQCDVCHKSFSMNSSLKSHMRIHTGERPYQCDVCHKSFSTSSNLKTHMRIHTEERPYQCDVCHKSFSISHHMKTHMRTHTGERPYQCDVCPKSFSQSNSLKDHMRIHTGERTYQCNVCHKSFCFSSNLKSHMRTHTGEQPYQCDVCHKSFSVSSSLKTHMRIHTGEQPYQCQVCHKSFSDNSNLQTHMRTHTGERPYQCDVCPKSFSRSNSLKDHMRIHTGEQPYQCDVCHQSFSYSSKLKTHMKTHTGERL from the coding sequence ATGGAGTATCACCCAGTTGGGATGCAAGttgaagttttgttaaaagcaatcagtgatatgatttcacaagaatttaaatcaatACAACAAGATATGAGAAAGGAATTTGtgaaaatgcaagaaagcatggaAGATGTGATTTCAACGCGTCTTGCAGAGATaaagaaaactgaaaacatGTACAAAACAGTTGCAGAAACATCACAAACAACAATTATAAACTCAGATATCAGCCCTAATATTGAGGAAGTTTATTCTGAGAAGGCACCAGTCTTTCCTCTTGTTGAAACTATTaaagaagaacctttgctGTTGGAAGAATATGAGATTTCACAGACTGATGTTGATGATCCAAGTATATCCATGTTAAATAAATATCCTCCTCAATCAGATATTGGAGTAAATGCCACAGTTAAAATGGTTGAGCCACAAACCTGTATTGAAGAAGATCATTCTGAAAAGACATTAACTTATCCTCAATTTCATGTTATTAAAGAGGAACCTTTTTCGTGGCAAAAATGTACAGTTTCACAGACTGAGATGGATGACCCAAGTATATcaatatcaaaaaaattaacttctcAATTGGATATTGCAGTAAATTCCACCGTAAAAATTGTTGATCCACAAAACTGTGTTGCAAGAAACTCAGATAAAAAATGCAGCGATTCTGTGGAGATGTTTCTCAATAAATCTACTGCAAGTGAAAGAATCAATGCTTGCAAAGTTGATGCTGAGTTGCTTGttggaaataacaaagaaaagcatttttcttgcaatttttgtgataaatcattcaaatgccaaagaaatttgaaagtacatataagaactcacacaggtgagcgaccttatcaatgtgatgtttgccATAAGTCATTTTCCATGAACAGCAGTTTGAAAAGTCATATGAGaattcacactggagagcgaccttatcaatgcgatgtatGCCACAAGTCCTTTTCAACtagcagcaatttgaaaactcatatgagaatccacactgaagagcgaccttatcaatgcgatgtgtgccacaagtcattctCCATTAGCCACCAtatgaaaactcatatgagaactcatactggagagcgaccttatcaatgcgatgtgtgccctAAGTCATTTTCCCAAAGCAACAGTTTAAAAgatcatatgagaatccacactggagagcgaacttatcaatgcaatgtgtgccacaagtcattttgcTTTAGCAGTAATTTGAAAagtcatatgagaactcacactggagagcaaccttatcaatgcgatgtttgccacaagtcattttccgttagcagcagtttaaaaactcatatgagaattcACACAggagagcaaccttatcaatgccaggtttgtcacaagtcattttccgaTAATAGcaatttgcaaactcatatgagaacccacactggagagcgaccttatcaatgtgatgtgtGCCCTAAGTCATTTTCCCGAAGCAACAGTTTAAAAgatcatatgagaatccacactggagagcaaccttatcaatgcgatgtgtgccaccaGTCATTTTCTTATAGCAGCaaattgaaaactcatatgaaaactcacactggagagcgactttaa